One part of the Lycium ferocissimum isolate CSIRO_LF1 chromosome 8, AGI_CSIRO_Lferr_CH_V1, whole genome shotgun sequence genome encodes these proteins:
- the LOC132066837 gene encoding uncharacterized protein LOC132066837, whose amino-acid sequence MFSDEEHLVFKKMHAFSTVDGFVSITESLADMIKFLANEPSAGLFHVQQHTQNTVPNLIHLNNNMEEKSRQVTLHTADSEDSIVMVRSMKECGFSIANEMIKDLRHSLAIMSEKKLRSGFISNRPSSSFRIGRTISWNPATWGQQNTCPEPDGERNVGYISNVFKSAKEKASSFKWPQMESIEFKPAKNEASLPDQDEQSVTCSNDAPLTADARGQR is encoded by the exons ATGTTCAG TGATGAAGAACATTTGGTGTTCAAGAAAATGCATGCGTTTTCCACAGTGGATGGCTTTGTATCGATAACCGAGTCCTTAGCAGACATGATAAAGTTCCTTGCAAACGAGCCCTCAGCAGGGCTTTTCCACGTTCAACAACATACACAGAATACGGTGCCCAACCTTATCCATCTCAATAACAATATGGAGGAAAAATCTCGTCAAGTGACTTTGCACACAGCCGATTCAGAGGATTCCATCGTCATGGTCAGGTCAATGAAAGAGTGTGGCTTCTCAATTGCTAATGAAATGATTAAAGATCTCAGACATTCCCTAGCTATCATGTCTGAGAAGAAGCTGAGAAGTGGATTTATAAGTAATAGACCAAGTTCAAGTTTCCGGATAGGGAGAACTATCTCTTGGAATCCTGCTACTTGGGGTCAACAAAATACATGTCCGGAACCAGATGGTGAGAGGAATGTTGGTTATATTTCAAATGTTTTTAAGTCagcaaaagaaaaagctagTAGCTTCAAGTGGCCTCAGATGGAGTCCATAGAATTTAAACCAGCAAAGAATGAAGCATCTTTGCCTGACCAAGATGAGCAATCTGTGACCTGTTCGAATGATGCGCCATTAACGGCAGATGCCAGAGGTCAACGGTGA